A portion of the Pseudomonas protegens CHA0 genome contains these proteins:
- a CDS encoding amino acid deaminase — MSSVLNLPLVEKGAAAQGASLLQDVSLPALVLHREALEHNIRWMQKFVSDSGAELAPHGKTSMMPALFQRQLDAGAWGITLATAVQTRAAYAHGVRRVLMANQLVGAPNMALIAELLADPDFDFYCMVDHPDSVADLGAFFAQRGVTLKVMIEYGVVGGRCGCRTEQEVLALAKAIQAQPALALCGIEGYEGVIHGDQAISGIRQFADSLVRLAVDLHNDGLFAIERPIITASGSAWYDLIAESFETHNAKGRFLSVLRPGSYVAHDHGIYKEAQCCVLDRRADLEEGLRPAMEVWAHVQSLPEPGFAVVALGKRDVAYDAGLPVPLRRYRAGAQASAGDDVGACKVTAVMDQHAFLTVAPGVELRIGDIISFGTSHPCLTFDKWRTGLLVDERLQVIENLETCF, encoded by the coding sequence ATGTCTTCTGTATTGAACCTGCCACTGGTGGAAAAGGGCGCCGCTGCCCAGGGCGCGAGCCTGTTGCAAGACGTCAGCCTGCCGGCCCTGGTGCTGCATCGCGAGGCCCTGGAACACAACATCCGCTGGATGCAGAAGTTCGTCAGTGACAGCGGCGCCGAGCTGGCGCCCCACGGCAAGACCAGCATGATGCCCGCGCTGTTTCAGCGGCAGTTGGACGCCGGCGCCTGGGGCATCACCCTGGCCACTGCGGTACAGACTCGCGCTGCCTATGCCCATGGCGTGCGCCGGGTGTTGATGGCCAACCAGCTGGTGGGGGCGCCGAACATGGCGCTGATCGCCGAGCTGCTGGCGGATCCGGATTTCGATTTCTATTGCATGGTCGATCACCCGGACAGCGTCGCCGACCTGGGGGCGTTTTTCGCCCAGCGTGGGGTCACGCTCAAGGTGATGATCGAGTACGGCGTGGTCGGTGGGCGTTGCGGTTGCCGCACCGAGCAGGAGGTGCTGGCCCTGGCCAAGGCGATCCAGGCGCAGCCGGCCCTGGCGCTGTGCGGTATCGAAGGTTATGAAGGGGTGATCCATGGCGATCAGGCCATCAGCGGCATCCGCCAGTTCGCCGACTCCCTGGTGCGCCTGGCGGTGGACCTGCACAACGACGGGCTGTTCGCCATCGAGCGGCCGATTATCACCGCCTCGGGGTCAGCCTGGTATGACCTGATTGCCGAATCCTTCGAGACCCACAACGCCAAGGGCCGCTTCCTCAGTGTGCTGCGTCCGGGCAGTTACGTGGCTCATGACCATGGCATCTATAAAGAGGCGCAGTGCTGCGTGCTGGATCGCCGCGCCGACCTGGAGGAGGGCCTGCGCCCGGCCATGGAGGTCTGGGCCCATGTGCAGTCGCTGCCGGAGCCGGGCTTTGCCGTGGTGGCCCTGGGCAAGCGCGATGTGGCCTATGACGCCGGCTTGCCGGTGCCGCTGCGGCGTTATCGCGCCGGGGCCCAGGCCAGTGCCGGGGATGACGTGGGGGCGTGCAAGGTCACTGCGGTGATGGACCAGCATGCGTTTCTCACGGTGGCGCCGGGAGTGGAGCTGCGCATTGGCGACATCATTTCCTTCGGTACTTCGCACCCCTGCCTGACCTTCGACAAATGGCGCACCGGGTTGCTGGTGGATGAGCGCCTGCAGGTGATCGAGAACCTGGAAACCTGTTTCTGA
- a CDS encoding IclR family transcriptional regulator encodes MSEDSIKRRAKGLDRAFDILDFLKEIGQPLRPNDIAKGIGGPKSTVYELVASLLERRVLEPVGQEGHVYLGRQLYFLGQAHLRHFDLSREADQALQEIVRQTQETAQMCLLNGRKYTVALMKEGERHFRISSNIGENAPIPWTASGRLLLGHLSDGQIVDLIDERDFVLPDGERLPLETFLKQIRQATEDGFFSFDSVADTFTHCFAAPVRDEHGVCICTLCIVAPRADAQRNYQQYRRVLIDSANRLARRIND; translated from the coding sequence ATGAGCGAAGACAGCATCAAGCGCCGGGCCAAGGGCCTGGATCGGGCGTTCGATATTCTCGATTTCCTCAAGGAGATCGGTCAGCCGTTGCGGCCCAACGATATCGCCAAGGGCATTGGCGGCCCCAAGTCCACGGTCTATGAGTTGGTGGCTTCCCTGCTGGAGCGGCGGGTACTGGAACCGGTGGGCCAGGAGGGGCATGTGTACCTGGGCCGCCAGTTGTACTTTCTCGGCCAGGCCCATTTGCGTCATTTCGACCTGAGCCGCGAGGCCGATCAGGCCTTGCAGGAAATCGTCCGCCAGACCCAGGAAACCGCGCAGATGTGCCTGCTCAACGGGCGCAAATACACGGTGGCGCTGATGAAGGAGGGCGAGCGGCACTTCCGCATTTCCTCGAACATCGGCGAGAACGCGCCGATTCCCTGGACCGCTTCCGGGCGGTTGCTATTGGGGCATTTGAGCGATGGGCAGATTGTCGACCTGATCGATGAACGGGACTTCGTTCTGCCCGACGGTGAGCGTCTGCCCTTGGAGACGTTTCTCAAGCAAATCCGCCAGGCCACCGAGGATGGGTTCTTTTCCTTCGACAGCGTGGCCGACACCTTTACCCATTGTTTTGCCGCACCGGTGCGCGATGAGCACGGGGTGTGCATCTGCACGCTCTGCATCGTCGCGCCCAGGGCCGATGCCCAGCGCAATTACCAGCAATATCGCCGGGTGCTGATCGACAGCGCCAACCGTCTGGCCCGGCGTATCAACGATTGA
- a CDS encoding RidA family protein: MSITRYGTGSTAGGGQPRPFARAVEADGWLHVSGQVPALDGEIIHGGIVEQTHQTLRNLVAILEEAGYGLEDVVRVGVWLEDPRDFWSFNKVFGEYFKPEHAPARACVQASMMVDCKVEIDCVAYKKKA; this comes from the coding sequence ATGAGCATCACCCGTTACGGCACCGGTAGCACCGCAGGCGGTGGCCAGCCGCGTCCTTTCGCTCGCGCGGTCGAGGCCGATGGCTGGCTGCATGTGTCCGGCCAGGTGCCGGCGCTGGATGGCGAGATCATTCACGGTGGGATCGTCGAGCAGACGCATCAGACGCTGCGCAATCTGGTGGCCATTCTCGAAGAGGCCGGGTATGGCCTGGAGGATGTGGTGCGGGTTGGCGTGTGGCTGGAAGACCCGCGGGATTTCTGGAGTTTCAACAAGGTGTTCGGTGAGTACTTCAAGCCCGAACACGCGCCGGCCCGGGCCTGTGTGCAGGCCAGCATGATGGTCGACTGCAAGGTCGAGATCGATTGTGTGGCGTACAAGAAGAAGGCCTGA